A genomic segment from Brevundimonas mediterranea encodes:
- the trpE gene encoding anthranilate synthase component I, which produces MTTAGQDASGFNGADYDAFAAGLSAGRPQVLVRRVIDDLETPVSAYLKLGRHRPYACLLESVEGGAVKGRYSILTLDPDVVWRCRANAAELARGPAVVEGRFIAEPLPTLQSLRALIAASKFDLPQDLPPMAAGLFGVFGYDMVRLLEPLGEPNPDPLDLPDAVLTRPSLVAIFDSVGQEIILVSAAYPDAGAAPREAFDAAVARLDAFETGLRDPLPVRAAPQPTPAPTFASPVDEAGFGEMVARAKDYIAAGDIFQVVLSHRFSAPWTEDPFAFYRSLRRQNPSPYLFYLNFEGFQLAGSSPEILVRLKDGQVTIRPLAGTRRRGATPEADKALEAELLADPKERAEHLMLLDLGRNDVGRVAAPGTVEVTESFVVERYSQVMHIVSNVRGKADPKLDAVDTLLAALPAGTLSGAPKVRAMEVIDELETEKRGVGYGGGVGYISAGGEADICITLRTALFADDQIFVQAGAGVVSDSDPAAEYAETQHKARAPMRAADDAWRFRTGNR; this is translated from the coding sequence ATGACCACGGCCGGCCAAGACGCCTCGGGTTTCAACGGGGCCGACTACGACGCCTTCGCCGCCGGCCTTTCGGCCGGTCGGCCGCAGGTGCTGGTCCGGCGCGTCATCGACGACCTTGAGACGCCGGTTTCGGCCTATCTGAAGCTGGGTCGCCATCGCCCCTACGCCTGTCTGCTGGAATCCGTCGAAGGCGGCGCCGTGAAGGGCCGCTATTCGATCCTGACGCTGGACCCGGACGTGGTCTGGCGTTGCCGGGCGAACGCGGCGGAACTGGCGCGTGGCCCGGCGGTGGTCGAGGGGCGGTTCATAGCCGAGCCCCTGCCCACGCTTCAGTCCCTGCGCGCCCTGATCGCCGCGTCGAAGTTCGACCTGCCGCAGGACCTCCCGCCGATGGCCGCCGGTCTGTTCGGCGTCTTCGGCTATGACATGGTGCGCCTGCTCGAGCCGCTGGGCGAGCCCAATCCGGATCCGCTGGATCTGCCGGACGCCGTGCTCACCCGTCCGTCCCTGGTCGCCATCTTCGATTCCGTCGGGCAGGAGATCATCCTGGTCTCGGCCGCCTATCCCGACGCTGGCGCCGCGCCGCGTGAGGCTTTCGACGCCGCCGTCGCCCGGCTGGACGCGTTCGAGACGGGCCTGCGCGACCCCCTGCCGGTGCGCGCCGCGCCGCAGCCGACGCCCGCCCCGACCTTCGCTTCGCCCGTGGACGAGGCCGGCTTCGGCGAGATGGTGGCCAGGGCCAAGGACTATATCGCCGCCGGCGACATCTTCCAGGTCGTGCTCAGCCACCGCTTCTCGGCCCCCTGGACCGAAGATCCCTTCGCCTTCTACCGCTCCCTGCGTCGCCAGAACCCGTCGCCCTATCTGTTCTATCTGAACTTCGAGGGCTTCCAGCTGGCCGGGTCCAGCCCGGAGATCCTGGTCCGGCTCAAGGACGGCCAGGTCACTATCCGGCCGCTGGCGGGAACCCGCAGGCGCGGCGCCACGCCCGAGGCGGACAAGGCCCTGGAGGCGGAGCTGCTGGCCGATCCCAAGGAGCGGGCCGAACATCTGATGCTGCTGGACCTGGGCCGCAACGACGTCGGCCGCGTCGCCGCGCCGGGCACGGTCGAGGTGACCGAGAGCTTCGTCGTCGAACGCTACAGCCAGGTCATGCACATCGTCTCCAATGTGCGCGGCAAGGCCGATCCGAAACTGGACGCCGTCGACACCCTGCTGGCCGCCCTTCCCGCCGGCACCCTGTCGGGCGCGCCCAAGGTGCGGGCCATGGAAGTCATCGACGAGCTGGAGACCGAGAAGCGCGGCGTCGGTTACGGCGGCGGCGTCGGCTATATTTCGGCGGGCGGCGAGGCGGACATCTGCATCACCCTGCGCACCGCCCTGTTTGCGGACGACCAGATCTTCGTCCAGGCCGGCGCGGGCGTGGTCTCTGACAGTGATCCAGCGGCTGAATACGCCGAGACCCAGCACAAGGCGCGCGCGCCGATGCGGGCCGCCGACGACGCCTGGCGCTTCCGCACAGGCAATCGCTAG
- the secG gene encoding preprotein translocase subunit SecG — protein sequence MNDAMLQTILLVAIILVAVSLTGVVLLQRSEGGALGMGGGPSGFMTARGAGNLLTKITWVLAALLFGLTIILTVVGNMDRASVSVIDADAVGSLATTPQTQTQQPAQQQQPAAPAQPTAPSLDDLEASLPSASAARSPASAPAQQPAQ from the coding sequence ATGAATGACGCCATGCTCCAGACCATCCTGCTCGTCGCCATCATCCTGGTCGCCGTCTCCCTGACGGGCGTCGTGCTGCTGCAGCGGTCCGAGGGCGGCGCCCTGGGCATGGGCGGCGGTCCTTCGGGCTTCATGACGGCGCGGGGCGCCGGCAATCTGCTCACCAAGATCACCTGGGTGCTGGCGGCCCTGCTGTTCGGCCTGACCATCATCCTGACGGTCGTCGGCAATATGGACCGCGCCTCGGTCTCGGTGATCGACGCCGACGCCGTGGGCTCTCTGGCCACGACGCCGCAGACCCAGACGCAACAACCGGCCCAGCAACAGCAGCCGGCCGCGCCCGCCCAGCCGACCGCGCCGTCGCTGGACGATCTGGAAGCCAGCCTGCCGTCCGCCTCGGCGGCCCGGTCGCCGGCGTCCGCTCCGGCCCAGCAGCCCGCCCAGTAA
- a CDS encoding peptidylprolyl isomerase has translation MITAFRAFSRSKWAAALLVLIAISFVIVGARMDVFANLGPKHVIDAGDRSMNEAEFSAAFGRVRENIQQQAGRPVTNEDLIAENIHTRFLDSQTEQFGFLNWAWKAGIRPGKELIVKQIRQIPAFFNSVTGQFDQQAYESALAQQNLTPAMLEQDLRDQYATEHFGAAIFAGARAPRIYGALLAGAAFETRDGRWFEVTPAMAGEIPAPTDAQLNAFIQENAARLRAPEFRMVSVVLFTPDPGAAPVVSDERIRERFEFKKDSLGKPETRTFVTLTAPSRDVAQKIAAALRAGQSPADVGRANSIQPASFNVTPRAAVGDAATAAAVFGLQVNQVSDPVQAGVGFAVAKVTAIQPGQPATLENSREQIVAELRAEDVKGQTYAKVEKYEAARTAGKNLADAAREAGGRVIDLPPFTKDGKLPNGQALNAPPQVFETAWSLTKGGESDVIDAGQGQYFAVRVNDIRPSALPTLAEVRAPLAAQWTQREISRRLAAKAEELASRVRQGQDIAAVARSVNAPLTVRTGVVRDQATQESLGQGVLQGLFGQAKGQVFSQPGEGGYLVGRVDGVHAANPAVAGPLAEQARPRITQELVQAMVQTEMTAGAQRSKAKNDVALARQALGLSAEPTAPAAPAQ, from the coding sequence ATGATCACCGCCTTCCGCGCCTTCTCGCGCTCCAAGTGGGCCGCCGCCCTGCTCGTCCTGATCGCCATCAGTTTCGTGATCGTGGGCGCGCGGATGGATGTCTTCGCCAACCTGGGCCCGAAACATGTGATCGACGCCGGCGACCGTTCGATGAACGAGGCCGAGTTCAGCGCCGCCTTCGGGCGTGTGCGCGAAAACATCCAGCAACAGGCCGGTCGTCCCGTGACCAACGAGGACCTGATCGCGGAAAACATCCACACCCGCTTCCTGGACAGCCAGACCGAACAGTTCGGCTTCCTGAACTGGGCCTGGAAAGCGGGCATCCGCCCCGGCAAGGAACTGATCGTCAAGCAGATCCGCCAGATCCCCGCCTTCTTCAACTCGGTCACGGGCCAGTTCGATCAGCAGGCCTATGAGAGCGCCCTGGCGCAACAGAACCTGACCCCCGCCATGCTGGAGCAGGACCTGCGCGACCAGTATGCGACGGAGCATTTCGGCGCCGCCATCTTCGCCGGCGCCCGTGCGCCGCGCATCTACGGCGCCCTGCTGGCCGGCGCCGCCTTCGAGACCCGCGACGGTCGCTGGTTCGAGGTCACGCCCGCCATGGCCGGCGAAATCCCCGCCCCGACCGACGCCCAGCTGAACGCCTTCATCCAGGAAAACGCCGCACGTCTGCGCGCGCCGGAGTTCCGCATGGTGTCCGTCGTCCTGTTCACGCCGGACCCGGGCGCCGCCCCCGTCGTGTCGGATGAGCGTATCCGCGAACGTTTCGAGTTCAAGAAGGACAGCCTGGGCAAGCCCGAGACCCGCACCTTCGTGACCCTGACCGCGCCCAGCCGCGACGTGGCCCAGAAGATCGCCGCCGCCTTGCGCGCCGGCCAGTCGCCCGCCGATGTCGGCCGCGCCAACAGCATCCAGCCGGCGAGTTTCAACGTCACGCCCCGCGCCGCGGTCGGCGACGCGGCCACCGCCGCCGCCGTGTTCGGCCTGCAGGTCAACCAGGTCTCAGACCCGGTCCAGGCCGGCGTCGGCTTCGCCGTCGCCAAGGTCACCGCCATCCAGCCCGGTCAGCCCGCGACCCTGGAAAACTCGCGTGAGCAGATCGTCGCGGAACTGCGCGCCGAGGACGTCAAGGGCCAGACCTACGCCAAGGTCGAGAAGTATGAGGCCGCCCGCACCGCCGGCAAGAACCTGGCCGACGCCGCCCGCGAGGCCGGCGGCCGCGTCATCGACCTGCCCCCCTTCACCAAGGACGGCAAACTGCCCAACGGCCAGGCCCTGAACGCCCCCCCGCAAGTCTTCGAGACGGCCTGGAGCCTGACCAAGGGCGGTGAAAGCGACGTGATCGACGCCGGCCAGGGCCAGTATTTCGCCGTCCGTGTGAACGACATCCGTCCCTCGGCCCTGCCGACCCTGGCCGAAGTCCGCGCGCCCCTGGCCGCCCAGTGGACCCAGCGCGAAATCTCGCGCCGTCTCGCCGCCAAGGCTGAAGAGCTGGCGAGCCGCGTCCGCCAGGGCCAGGACATCGCCGCCGTGGCCCGTTCGGTGAACGCGCCCCTGACCGTCCGGACCGGCGTGGTCCGCGACCAGGCCACCCAGGAATCGCTGGGCCAGGGCGTGCTTCAGGGCCTGTTCGGTCAGGCCAAGGGCCAGGTCTTCTCCCAACCGGGTGAAGGCGGTTATCTGGTTGGCCGCGTCGATGGCGTCCACGCCGCCAATCCGGCCGTCGCCGGTCCTCTGGCTGAACAGGCCCGTCCGCGCATCACCCAGGAACTGGTCCAGGCCATGGTCCAGACCGAGATGACCGCCGGCGCCCAGCGCTCCAAGGCCAAGAACGACGTCGCCCTGGCGCGTCAGGCCCTGGGCCTGTCCGCCGAGCCGACCGCTCCCGCCGCACCGGCGCAATGA
- the tpiA gene encoding triose-phosphate isomerase gives MKQSVKLIVGNWKMHGVSADVSEALALKEGLAGAPPSCRIALCPPATLTDRLRRVLADSAVEVGGQDCHEKASGAFTGSVSADMLADAGATLVILGHSERRAAFGETDADVAAKVEAAMAAGLEPIVCVGETLEQHEAGQAVAVVSAQIAGSLPDGLSERDFAVAYEPVWAIGTGLTPTLEQIAEVHAAIRTAMIQRLGEPARRAPILYGGSVKPDNAAEILAVPEVGGALVGGASLKADDFLKVVHAV, from the coding sequence ATGAAACAATCCGTGAAGTTGATCGTCGGCAACTGGAAAATGCACGGCGTCTCCGCAGACGTATCCGAGGCCCTGGCTTTGAAGGAAGGCCTGGCGGGGGCGCCGCCCTCATGCCGCATCGCCCTGTGCCCGCCCGCCACCCTGACGGATCGGCTGCGCCGCGTCCTGGCGGACAGCGCGGTCGAAGTGGGGGGACAGGATTGCCACGAAAAGGCGTCGGGCGCCTTCACGGGGTCGGTGTCGGCGGACATGCTGGCGGACGCCGGCGCCACCCTGGTGATTCTGGGCCATTCCGAGCGACGGGCGGCCTTCGGGGAAACAGACGCAGACGTCGCCGCCAAGGTCGAGGCGGCCATGGCGGCCGGTCTGGAGCCGATCGTCTGCGTCGGCGAGACCCTGGAGCAACATGAAGCGGGCCAGGCGGTCGCCGTCGTCAGCGCCCAGATCGCAGGCTCCCTGCCGGACGGTTTGTCCGAGCGTGACTTCGCAGTCGCCTATGAGCCGGTGTGGGCCATCGGCACGGGCCTGACGCCCACTCTGGAACAGATCGCGGAGGTTCACGCCGCCATACGGACCGCCATGATCCAGCGCCTGGGCGAGCCCGCCCGCCGCGCGCCCATCCTGTACGGCGGCTCGGTCAAACCTGACAATGCGGCCGAGATTCTGGCCGTGCCGGAAGTGGGCGGCGCCCTGGTCGGGGGCGCCTCGCTGAAGGCCGATGATTTCCTGAAGGTCGTCCACGCCGTCTGA